In the genome of Acidimicrobiia bacterium, one region contains:
- a CDS encoding ABC transporter permease translates to MTGPATLVPRVAPPFIRGSAVRMLERSALVYRRIWVLVLSGFFEPIFYLFSIGVGVGALVGDVSVGGGRTVEYAAFVAPALLGASAMNGAIYESTFNIFFKLRYGKVYDAILATPMEPRHIAVGEIAWSLGRGLLYATAFLIVITGFGYVESAWAVLAVPAAVLIGFAFAALGMAATTFMKSWQDFDLVNMVTLPLFLFSATFYPIDVYPEAFQAFTRLSPLYHGVELIRALTLGTFDWSIAAHVGVLLGLGMVGAAITARRLNKLLLS, encoded by the coding sequence GTGACCGGTCCTGCAACACTCGTGCCGCGGGTCGCTCCTCCGTTTATTCGTGGCAGCGCCGTTCGCATGCTGGAACGCAGTGCCCTCGTCTACCGGCGCATCTGGGTGCTGGTTCTCTCCGGGTTCTTCGAACCCATCTTCTATCTGTTCTCCATTGGGGTCGGGGTGGGAGCACTGGTGGGTGATGTGTCCGTGGGCGGCGGGCGCACCGTGGAGTACGCAGCCTTCGTGGCTCCGGCACTGCTCGGGGCGTCGGCCATGAACGGCGCCATCTACGAGTCCACCTTCAACATCTTCTTCAAGCTCCGCTACGGGAAGGTCTACGACGCCATCCTCGCCACACCGATGGAGCCTCGGCACATCGCCGTCGGCGAGATCGCCTGGTCCCTGGGTCGCGGGCTGCTGTACGCCACCGCATTCCTGATCGTGATCACCGGATTCGGATACGTGGAGTCGGCGTGGGCGGTGCTGGCGGTGCCGGCGGCGGTGCTCATCGGGTTCGCCTTCGCCGCCCTGGGGATGGCCGCCACCACCTTCATGAAGTCGTGGCAGGACTTCGACCTGGTGAACATGGTCACCCTGCCGCTGTTCCTCTTCTCGGCAACCTTCTATCCGATCGACGTGTACCCGGAGGCGTTCCAGGCGTTCACCCGCCTTTCACCCCTGTATCACGGGGTCGAGCTGATCCGGGCGCTCACGCTCGGCACATTCGACTGGAGCATCGCCGCCCACGTCGGGGTGTTGCTCGGACTCGGGATGGTGGGAGCGGCGATCACGGCCCGCAGGCTGAACAAGCTGCTGCTCTCCTAG
- a CDS encoding helix-turn-helix domain-containing protein, with protein MSLVDVAEAAQQLGVSPRRVRQMLADELVPAVRIGRAWAVEQRHVDHLKNHRASAGRPWSPSSAWAALAAADGREHSLSSVDRSRARRRLGRAGLVGIAERLAARADSRRFYGHPSVLERLGNAPDVVRSGVSAAKEHGADLLAWGFLEAYVPRSAADGIISKYALDEDAERANIVLRIVEDSAWPFAPGERFAPRAVVAIDLLESGDERSRRSGLALARQSP; from the coding sequence ATGTCACTGGTAGACGTTGCGGAGGCTGCTCAGCAACTGGGTGTGAGCCCGAGGCGAGTACGGCAGATGCTGGCCGACGAACTCGTGCCCGCGGTTCGTATCGGTCGAGCGTGGGCTGTGGAACAACGCCACGTCGACCACCTCAAGAACCACCGAGCCTCCGCCGGGAGACCGTGGAGTCCTTCATCAGCATGGGCAGCCCTCGCCGCGGCCGATGGTCGTGAGCATTCGCTCTCTTCTGTTGATCGGTCGCGGGCTCGCCGCCGTCTCGGTCGGGCAGGGCTCGTTGGAATCGCCGAGAGGCTGGCAGCCCGAGCCGACTCCAGGCGATTCTATGGACACCCCTCCGTACTGGAGCGGCTCGGAAACGCACCCGATGTCGTCCGCTCGGGGGTGAGTGCAGCAAAGGAGCATGGTGCCGATCTTCTCGCATGGGGTTTCCTGGAGGCGTACGTCCCGAGGTCCGCCGCGGACGGCATCATCAGCAAGTACGCACTCGACGAGGATGCCGAGCGGGCGAATATCGTCCTCAGGATCGTCGAAGACTCGGCGTGGCCGTTTGCTCCAGGTGAACGTTTCGCCCCCAGAGCGGTCGTCGCCATCGACCTACTCGAGTCGGGGGATGAGCGATCACGTCGATCCGGTCTGGCACTGGCACGGCAGTCGCCATGA
- a CDS encoding DUF2177 family protein, protein MNAKLFAVALPVFFAIDMVWLGLVAKGFYRRQLGALMRTDVNWAAAIVFYLLFILGLVVFVVAPAVDAGSWTEAVWRGALFGLVTYATYDLTNLATLRDWPLPMSLVDLAWGAVLASSVAVATYGIGTRLGV, encoded by the coding sequence ATGAACGCCAAGCTGTTCGCCGTCGCACTCCCCGTGTTCTTTGCCATCGACATGGTGTGGCTCGGCCTGGTCGCCAAGGGCTTCTACCGGCGCCAGCTCGGTGCCCTGATGCGCACCGACGTGAACTGGGCGGCCGCCATCGTCTTCTACCTGCTGTTCATCCTGGGCCTTGTCGTGTTCGTGGTGGCTCCAGCCGTGGACGCCGGCTCGTGGACTGAGGCGGTGTGGCGCGGGGCCCTGTTCGGGCTGGTGACGTACGCCACATACGATCTGACCAACCTCGCCACGCTTCGCGACTGGCCGCTTCCGATGAGCCTGGTCGACCTGGCCTGGGGAGCCGTCCTGGCGTCCTCGGTGGCGGTGGCAACCTACGGGATCGGAACCCGGCTAGGGGTGTGA